The window CAATGTGGGAAGATCATGGCTTGAAAGCATGGGCGCCCCGGCCCCATGATCGGCATGGGCGGCAATATTAAACAGATCGGCAGAAATGGAACCACCCTGGTATCTGGACATGGCATCGTACACCATGGACTTCAACTCCCTGATATTACCCTTGAACGGGTATGATTCCATGGTTTCGATGAGACTTTTCGGGATATCAGGAACCGGCTTGTCCAGTTCATCGGCAGCCTGGCAAATAAAGCGATCCAGAAGCAGTGGAAGATCTATGATGCGTTCCCTTAGTGGCGGTATGGTCAACGTATGCGTAGAAAGACGGTAAATCAGATCCTTTCTAAACTTACCTTGTTTTTCAAGTGCCCATAAATCCTGGTTGGTGGAAGCAATGATCCGGGTATCTGAATGTCGGGTGATATCTGACCCCAATGCCAGATAATCACCCCCCTGGAGCAGCCTGAGCAGCTTAACCTGGGAGGACAATGCCAAATCCCCGATCTCATCGAGCATCAAAGTGCCTCCGGACGCCTGAAGAATCAACCCGGGCCGGGCGTTCTGGGCGTTGGTAAAAGCGCCGGGCACATGGCCGAACAGGGTGTCGGAAAACATATTATCATCCAGCCCGGCCACATTAACCTTAACCAATTTTCCCTTGCGGCCGCTTAAGTTGTGGATGCATTGGCCGATCAACTCCTTCCCCACCCCTGTTTCTCCAAAAATCAGCACCGGCTGGGGAGATGGCGCCACGGCTTCCACATAATGGAAAATGGCATGCATCTGACTGTCCTGGGTAATAATAGCACTGAAGGCAGCAGGTTTTTTTATC is drawn from uncultured Desulfobacter sp. and contains these coding sequences:
- a CDS encoding sigma-54 dependent transcriptional regulator, which encodes MNSPNPDNPIFIVDDDPNILVAVEAALRMAGFDNIFAIQDSRDVIRNMERRIPGLVLLDLNMPHINGDYLLKSIRKTWPRIPVIVITGDVEVDTAVKCMKIGAMDYILKPFDPDRLVKSVKQALDGGQALGRLSSPRHQELFAQIKKPAAFSAIITQDSQMHAIFHYVEAVAPSPQPVLIFGETGVGKELIGQCIHNLSGRKGKLVKVNVAGLDDNMFSDTLFGHVPGAFTNAQNARPGLILQASGGTLMLDEIGDLALSSQVKLLRLLQGGDYLALGSDITRHSDTRIIASTNQDLWALEKQGKFRKDLIYRLSTHTLTIPPLRERIIDLPLLLDRFICQAADELDKPVPDIPKSLIETMESYPFKGNIRELKSMVYDAMSRYQGGSISADLFNIAAHADHGAGAPMLSSHDLPTLKQASDALVEKAMAHTGGNQTAAAKILGISQQALSKRLQKLRKEV